A single genomic interval of Struthio camelus isolate bStrCam1 chromosome 9, bStrCam1.hap1, whole genome shotgun sequence harbors:
- the KLHL30 gene encoding kelch-like protein 30: MVRNVDDFDFCLASHAQSLLEGLQRLRANPKLSDVTLLVGGREFPCHRGVLALCSHYFDAMFSGDFVESITARVEIKEVDPSALEMLLDFAYTGKITINQANVEGLIRTSNQLHFPTIQKVCTRYLRQQMDATNCLGICEFGESHGCPEVSSKAWSFLQENFEDVSRQEEFLQLSKERLAIYLSNDQLQVQEEQSLAEAVLRWVRYDAGPRAKFLPELLELAHLVSLPDQYLQNLLAAEPLVRDSDASKAVVARYRTMGGSSSGAQKRPLTLPQKLEEVLVVVGGRVLEETEDDDGGLDARATPRNFAFYNPKSRRWMALPDFPDYNKWGFSLVALNNDVYVTGGSRGSQNDTWSTTQAWRFCLKDGAWKPIASMLKARTNHTSAVLNGEIYVIGGTTVDIVEVECYDPYNKSWCAISPALKYVSNFTAAGCLGKLYLIGSCAVKYNALTLQCYNPVRDLWSVITSPFIPKYLSAPRCASLHGLIYLIGDNTKKVYVYDPEANIWQKVQLLHTLHENGGMVPLGDRLFVTGGHWKGMDGDYRVEMEVYDCAKDRWTREGPLPCLWLFHSSSSIFMDTSKWTEAFEGDRGW, from the exons ATGGTGAGGAACGTGGACGACTTTGACTTCTGCCTCGCATCGCACGCCCAGAgcctgctggaggggctgcagcgcCTGCGCGCCAACCCCAAGCTCTCGGACGTGACACTGCTGGTGGGCGGGCGGGAGTTCCCCTGCCACCGCGGGGTCCTGGCCCTCTGCAGCCACTACTTTGACGCCATGTTCTCCGGCGACTTCGTCGAGAGCATCACCGCCCGGGTGGAGATCAAGGAGGTGGACCCCAGCGCGCTGGAGATGCTGCTCGACTTTGCCTACACAGGGAAGATCACCATCAACCAGGCAAACGTGGAGGGGCTCATCCGCACCTCGAACCAGCTCCACTTCCCCACTATCCAGAAAGTCTGCACCCGCTACCTCCGGCAGCAGATGGATGCCACGAACTGCCTAGGTATCTGCGAGTTTGGAGAGAGCCATGGCTGCCCTGAGGTGTCCTCCAAGGCTTGGTCTTTCTTGCAGGAGAACTTCGAAGATGTCTCTCGCCAGGAGGAATTCCTCCAGCTCTCCAAGGAGAGGTTGGCCATCTACCTCTCCAACGACCagctgcaggtgcaggaggagcagagcctggCCGAGGCCGTGCTGCGCTGGGTGCGCTACGACGCGGGGCCCAGGGCCAAGTTCCTGCCCGAGCTCCTGGAGCTGGCCCACCTCGTCTCGCTGCCGGACCAGTACCTGCAGAACCTGCTCGCCGCCGAGCCGCTCGTCCGTGACTCGGACGCCAGCAAGGCCGTCGTCGCCAGATACCGCACCATG GGCGGAAGTAGCTCTGGCGCCCAGaagaggcccctcaccctgccgcagaagctggaggaggtgctggtggtggttggcGGCCGGGTCCTGGAGGAGACCGAGGATGATGACGGTGGGCTGGACGCCCGAGCCACCCCAAGGAACTTTGCCTTCTACAACCCCAAGAGCA GGAGATGGATGGCTCTGCCCGACTTCCCAGATTACAACAAATGGGGCTTTTCCCTGGTGGCTCTGAACAACGACGTGTACGTCACGG GTGGCTCCCGGGGGTCTCAGAACGACACGTGGTCGACAACCCAGGCCTGGCGCTTCTGCCTGAAGGATGGCGCTTGGAAGCCCATCGCTTCGATGCTGAAAGCCCGAACGAACCACACCAGTGCCGTCCTCAATGGCGAGATCTACGTCATTGGTG GTACCACAGTGGACATCGTGGAAGTGGAGTGCTATGATCCCTACAACAAGAGCTGGTGCGCCATCAGCCCGGCCCTCAAGTACGTGAGCAACTTCACGGCCGCTGGCTGCCTGGGGAAGCTCTACCTCATCGGCTCCTGCGCCGTCAAGTACAACGCCCTGACCCTGCAGTGCTACAACCCCGTCAGAG ATTTGTGGAGTGTAATTACATCCCCCTTCATCCCAAAGTACCTCTCAGCCCCACGCTGCGCCTCCCTGCATGGGCTCATCTACCTCATTGGGGACAACACGAAGAAGGTTTACGTGTACGACCCGGAGGCAAACATCTGGCAGAAG GTGCAGCTGCTGCACACGCTCCACGAGAACGGCGGGATGGTGCCGCTGGGTGACCGGCTCTTCGTCACGGGCGGCCACTGGAAGGGCATGGACGGCGACTACCGGGTGGAGATGGAGGTGTACGACTGCGCCAAGGACCGCTGGACGAGGGAgggccccctgccctgcctctggCTCTTCCACAGCTCTTCCTCCATCTTCATGGACACCTCCAAGTGGACAGAGGCGTTCGAGGGCGACCGCGGGTGGTAG
- the ESPNL gene encoding LOW QUALITY PROTEIN: espin-like protein (The sequence of the model RefSeq protein was modified relative to this genomic sequence to represent the inferred CDS: substituted 1 base at 1 genomic stop codon), translating into MRLILVKITPRGSERAAAGSSSLGLAQREVQGEPSADVDGLVPTHDERGRPIPEWKRQVMVRRLRARLAADDAAAGQVGRWGXGGGVSPRGPPGLGGWCFSPARDAVLGPFGELLTEADLAQLERQVESLRLRRRGEEYQGELERLAQELRALLPAPLLSVTVRSPPPAPGQPLPLWCSRLAGAVGSLALLLANAEGARAAPPPPPAGPAPALPRVPGGSAAQREIRQCGVSVRSLRGAFEALGPEPSSGSPAAEGRGGNREAATAREVPSGLGEPAGGESEPGSTEAASDSGISCEEGFSDASGSPVPVPESASLRKERIVMLFLSHWKRSAERPSLRAAARKTLESQRAQREGAKADEASAEKTTNVGHLVHQRNTIQQLIGSWKDVTSHGPAQQQPPSQRATYSPEQFLPHVNGAPADYDSLTLDLFMLGYFRILEQDLSPEERRGRHLLCFEVFDHLGRHSWETVRAFHRAVTDEIDAGRRGWKDSFEDIKARYFGSTKGSTWWLGSGRGATGSPWQPVPGTLAQSPLPRHRPGCRAALAGVSNEEICRYIDRSFAFWKEKEAEIFSFEE; encoded by the exons ATGAGGCTTATTCTTGTAAAGATAACACCCCGGGGAAGCGAGCGGGCAGCAGCGGGCTCTAGTTCCTTGGGCTTAGCCCAGCGGGAGGTGCAGGGAGAGCCGAGC gCGGACGTCGACGGCCTCGTGCCCACGCACGACGAGCGGGGCCGCCCCATCCCCGAGTGGAAGCGGCAGGTGATGGTGCGGCGGCTGCGGGCCCGCCTGGCGGCCGACGACGCCGCGGCAGGCCAGGTAGGACGCTGGGGTTGAGGGGGGGGAGTCAGTCCGCGGGGGCCGCCC GGCCTGGGCGGGTGGTGCTTCTCGCCGGCCCGCGACGCCGTGCTGGGCCCCTTCGGGGAGCTGCTGACCGAGGCGGACCTGGCGCAGCTGGAGCGGCAAGTGGAGAGCCTGCGGCTGCGGCGCCGGGGCGAGGAGTACCAGGGCGAGCTGGAGCGGCTGGCGCAGGAGCTGCGCGCCCTCCTGCCCGCCCCGCTGCTCAGCGTCACCGTGcggagcccgccgccggcgcccggccagCCGCTGCCCCTCTGGTGCAGCCGCCTGGCCGGCGCGGtcggcagcctggccctgctgctggccaacGCCGAGGGGGCccgagccgcgccgcccccgccgcccgccggccccgcgcccgccctgccccgggtccccggcggcagcgcggcccagcGGGAGATCCGGCAGTGCGGCGTCTCTGTCCGCAGCCTCCGCGGCGCCTTCGAGGCCCTGGGGCCCGAGCCGTCCTCGGGGAGCCCGGCGGCCGAGGGGCGGGGTGGGAACAGGGAGGCGGCAACAGCTCGGGAGGTGCCCAGCGGCCTCGGAGAGCCGGCCGGAGGCGAAAGCGAGCCGGGCAGCACGGAGGCGGCCAGCGACTCGGGGATCAGCTGCGAAGAAGGGTTTTCCGATGCCAGTGGGTctccggtgccggtgccggagtCGGCGAGCCTCCGGAAGGAGCGGATCGTGATGCTCTTCCTGAGCCACTGGAAGCGGTCTGCCGAGCGCCCgtccctgcgcgccgcggccaggAAAACGCTGGAGTCCCAGCGGGCCCAGAGGGAGGGCGCCAAAGCGGATGAGGCATCCGCGGAGAAGACGACCAACGTAGGCCATCTGGTCCATCAGAGGAACACCATCCAGCAGCTCATCGGCAGCTGGAAGGACGTCACCTCCCACGGCCccgcgcagcagcagccccccagccAGCGTGCCACCTACTCCCCGGAGCAGTTCCTGCCCCACGTCAACGGGGCGCCAGCCGACTACGACAGCCTCACCCTGGACCTCTTCATGCTGGGCTATTTCCGCATCTTGGAGCAGGACCTTTCCCCAGAAGAGCGCCGGGGCCGGCACCTGCTCTGCTTCGAAGTGTTCGACCACCTGGGCCGGCACAGCTGGGAGACGGTGCGCGCCTTCCACCGGGCCGTGACGGATGAGATCGACGCCGGCCGGCGAGGCTGGAAAGACAGCTTCGAAGACATCAAGGCGAGGTATTTTGGCAGCACCAAGGGCTCCACGTGGTGGCTGGGGTCGGGCCGAGGTGCCACAGGAAGCCCTTGGCAGCCCGTGCCCGGCACGCTGGCGCAGAGCCCGCTGCCCCGGCATCGCCCGGGCTGCAGGGCCGCCCTCGCCGGCGTCAGCAATGAGGAGATCTGCAGGTACATCGACCGCAGCTTCGCCttctggaaggagaaggaagcgGAGATCTTCAGCTTCGAGGAGTGa